In Brassica napus cultivar Da-Ae chromosome A3, Da-Ae, whole genome shotgun sequence, the sequence CAATGTTATTTTCCTTTAATTTATCCAGGAGAACTCTCTATTGAGTAATATTGGCCACATCGAACTAGACCTACCAGAACGTCCAGAGAAGGCGCCTCTTCCTCCTCTACAGCCTACTGACCCTTACTCAAGATATGGGCCAAAGGCTGAGATATCACACATCTTCCGTATTCCTGAAAAGCTTCCCGCGAAGCAGCTTTCATTAATTTTCTTGGGTCTTATAGTTCTCCCATTCATCGCTTTCCTGATCGGGGTCAGTCTTCTTTCGCTTGTAAATAGATTCAGGAACGTATATCccaaaaaaacatcattacatTTGTTTCACAACTCTCATACAAACTTTTATATCTGTTTCAGCTTACAAGGTTGGGAGTGAACATAAAGAGCTTCCCATCATCGGTTGGAGCCGCAACATCCGCTTTACTTTTCCACGGTGGAATTGGAGCTGTTCTGCTTCTTTACGTGCTATTCTGGTTGAAGGCAAGTTCTCAAAACTGGTTCTTGTATTAACATTAAAAAGACCATTGCATCAAAACCTAATGATCATCTCTTTGAATCCTGCAGTTGGATCTGTTCACGACTCTAAAGGCACTTTCTTTGTTGGGAGTGTTTCTGCTGTTCGTTGGACACAGAACACTCTCTAACCTCGCAGCAGCATCGAACAAGTTGAAATCTGCTTGAAGAATATGTATTCGCTATAATGGATTCAGTCTGTTCCAtggatcagtttttttttttttttgcagttttgtAGCATTTACTTATATAGATTAAGGTGATAAGACAATTCCAAAGGATTTCAGAGTTTACCAACTCTCAGTTTAGTCTTGCAAGTTATCTACAAGAAGAGTTGCTTTCCTTACCTTGAACCATATTTGAGATGCAACTCAAACTCCAATTAAACACAAGTTTGATGAAAATAAAAGGTAACATTTAGGGAAATTGCATCTTATAACcaacaaaaaataagaaaataaccaAACATCCATTcattctcttcttttctcttcctatctctctctaccttctctctaaaaatttaattttgtttttttgttttggttatttcacCAATTCTCCCTAACATTTTTAAGTTATCTAATGGGAAAAGGAAACAATAAACTCGTCAACGACAAGTAAAAGGGAAAATATCTTTGGTATTTGACCCTTGACATGGCCATACGTTACAACTTTCAAAACCTTTACAGTTCAATGATAAAAGTAAAAGAGAGCAGGCACGTAGTTGTCAATATGTTGtagataataataaattatttggtTCATCTGAAAAGTTCGTGTAAGAAAGAACATATCTATCTCTCTGTCTCTCCTCTCGTTGGTAAGTAAGAACGTTCAAATCCAATCTATATCTCCTTTGTTCCAGTTCCGTACATGTTCTTCTTATTCCCTTTCATCTTTTTTCCATCGATTTTGTGTGAGTTTGGTTCTCTGTAAGTCGACTTTTTCTTCTTGATGTTCGTGATTCCGTCGTTTGAAATGGTTTCAGCAATAGATAAAGGTCCTTTATTAGTTCCGGATTTTTTGGCCATgtcaacaaaatattttgaaccCTTTTTGGTTCTCTCTCAACTATTTTGAATCTTTGGGTTTATCCCTTTGTCTGTCTCTCAATTGAAAACGACATGTTCTTGGTGATTCTGTGGCCTTGGTTCCCAAACCATGTTTGGTTTTGAAACTTTCAAAGCAGAGTTTGatgatatattaaaaaatggtgaaaacattttttgatgttCTCTAACATGATTGTGTTTGATGATTGTTAGCTTTTTAGAAGAGCAATGAGTTATTCTGCAGCCGGACATGGAAAGCCTGGCTCAGGTATTtacttcttttctttattttcttaaccagaagattagtttttttttcctgtgtGTTACTATAATAATCATATGATGTCTGTAGTGCTGGCTGTTGTGGTGTAGCATTCATATGATTCTTCATTGGTTTGTGACTGATTCACCCTTGTTGCTTCACAGGTAAAAGGAGAATAAGGGAGCTTTTAACTCAATCTGATAACCGATTCTGCGCTGATTGTGGTGCCCCTGATCCTAAGTGGGCGTATGTCATCCCTGTTAACTCTTAACATTTGTTTCTAACCGTTGCTTGGCTCTCTAACAGTTAGCAATGTAACCGCATCCTTATACCAAATCTTGGTTTGTGTAATCAGTAATTGACTTTATTACAGGTCAGCAAATATTGGAGTGTTCATATGCTTAAAATGTTGCGGTGTCCACAGAAGCCTTGGCACTCATATCTCAAAGGTGATGATCACTCTTTGCTTTTGCTTCTATATTTGCTTCTTGACAAGAATCTTTTCCAAGTTTATTGATAGTTTGAGATGTTGTTTCCAGGTCTTATCTGTGACATTAGATGAATGGTCAGATGAAGAAGTCGATTCTATGATCGAAATTGGAGGCAATGACTCTGCCAATTCAATCTACGAGGCATTTATACCTCATGGTTTCTCTAAGCCTGGACCTGATGCTACTCATGACCAACGTCTGAGGTTTATCAGGTAAGTTTTGCTAACACCCTGACAAAACAGTGTTGTTTATACCAAACATCATATACCTATTTTACTGTCAGATCAAAATATGAGCACCAAGAGTTTCTGAAACCAAGCTTGCGAATCACATCCGTGAAGGCCCCTAGCACAAAGAGTTCATCATCATATCTTTCATCAAGCCTATCTAAAAAGTTTATGGACAGCTTTCGTACAAACTCATCATCACAACATCCGGTATAGTAGTATATATACTCTTTTGAACTTGGACATTGCTCTCagtctttttttgtttcatggtactgaaataaaaacttaaaaacaatgacAGCAACTTGAAGGAATGGTTGAGTTCATTGGATTGTTGAAGGTTACTCTCAAGAAGGGTACCAATTTAGCTGTCCGAGATATGATGACAAGTGATCCCTATGTTAAGTTGACTCTAGGACAACAGGTAAAAACACTAATTTAAATTCTTGGACTGTACAATCAACTGATCTTTTTTCATCTTATTTACCAGACTGTACAATCAACTGTAAAGAAGAGCAACTTAAACCCGGTCTGGAACGAGGAACTCATGCTCTCTGTCCCTCATGACTATGGCTCAGTGAAGTTGGTAAAAAAACCTTACATCCCAAATCACTTTCTAGTTACAATGAATCTTTTACTTAAGGGTTGTTTGGTGGTGATTGTGCAGCAAGTGTTTGATTATGACACGTTTTCTGCTGATGACATAATGGGAGAAGCTGGGATTGATATCCAACCACTGATTACATCTGCAATGGCTTTTGGAGACCCTGAGATGTTTGGAGACATGCAGATTGGTAAATGGCTGAAATCGCATGACAATGCTCTTATAGAGGATAGCATCATCAACATTGCAGATGGGAAAGTGAAACAAGAGGTTCGGATTAAGCTTCAGAATGTTGAGTCTGGTGAATTAGAATTAGAAGTGGAGTGGTTGTCTCTTGAGTCTTGaccaaacaaaataacaaactaTATATGAACAAAGAAAATGTTATTATGATTGTATTTCATCCCCCTATTGTATGAgagattttgaaaattcaatCTTGAAAACTCTCTTTGGTGTTGTGTTGTAATGATTCTTTTACAGGTTAGACCATTTGTATTAGCTAAAACAATCAAATGGATTTAATAGGCTCATCAACTTTGTTTGGTTCCTCATCTGACAACAACACTTCAGATTTACTCTCCATCTTATCATCAATATCATCTTCATCACTGCTGAAGCCTCCTTCACCTTCACTTAGCTCATTAAGCTGCTTCTCGTACTTATCCTTCATCCCAAGCTTCAAAAACACTTTCCCAACCATATTCACAATCGAAAGGTTCGGTTTCACTCCAAGCTCCTCCATGTCAGCAAACACCTTGACATAAAAAAACAGACATCAAATTAGTCTGAAAAGAATCCCTCCCTCTGCTAAGAAGCAAACCTCGAAGAGCTTGTGGTGCATATCTCTCTTGTAATAAATAGAGATCATCTTGTTGAAGAACTTTCTCGGAGTTCCTTCCAAATGCTCCATGAACAGTTTGCTCCAAAGCTACTCAGCTTCGTCGAGGCGGTTATCTTCAGCTAAAGCGTTTAGTAAGGAGAAGTAAGTTTCCATTGTTCTCCATTGGCCTTTGCTCAGCATCCATTTCGTCACCTGAATGATCTTCCTCCACTCTCTTTCGTCTTCAAGAATAGCTAACGCCTTCTTGACTATAACAAGAGGGAACTCTAGCTCCCAGGCTATGAAGGAGTCAAGCGCTCCGTAGACTTCTTCTTTAACGTTTGACAGTTCTTTAATCTGAAGATAACAACATTCATCCACCTCAGCTAACAGCTACTAACATTAAAATGAAGAGAGTTGAGTATTTACAGAAGCAATCATCTTGGCAGACTTGGAGATAGTTCCAATCCTCTTCCTTGTTTTCCATACTCGAGGGTGTCGAGGCCTTGGACCTCTCGCTGCACAAACCTGAAGAAGTGATTGAAC encodes:
- the LOC106440432 gene encoding pentatricopeptide repeat-containing protein At4g21190-like — its product is MEHLEGTPRKFFNKMISIYYKRDMHHKLFEVFADMEELGVKPNLSIVNMVGKVFLKLGMKDKYEKQLNELSEGEGGFSSDEDDIDDKMESKSEVLLSDEEPNKVDEPIKSI
- the LOC106440430 gene encoding ADP-ribosylation factor GTPase-activating protein AGD12, with product MSYSAAGHGKPGSGKRRIRELLTQSDNRFCADCGAPDPKWASANIGVFICLKCCGVHRSLGTHISKVLSVTLDEWSDEEVDSMIEIGGNDSANSIYEAFIPHGFSKPGPDATHDQRLRFIRSKYEHQEFLKPSLRITSVKAPSTKSSSSYLSSSLSKKFMDSFRTNSSSQHPQLEGMVEFIGLLKVTLKKGTNLAVRDMMTSDPYVKLTLGQQTVQSTVKKSNLNPVWNEELMLSVPHDYGSVKLQVFDYDTFSADDIMGEAGIDIQPLITSAMAFGDPEMFGDMQIGKWLKSHDNALIEDSIINIADGKVKQEVRIKLQNVESGELELEVEWLSLES